A single genomic interval of Thermoanaerobaculia bacterium harbors:
- a CDS encoding ABC transporter permease: MLHDLVRDVAVAARMIRRRPKFAAIAVITLAVGIGANTAVFSVVRALLLRSLPYREPDRLGFVSGVDVRHGAAERRASFDEFRQWRAQSREFEDLIAVSPLWNFTLTGGSDPEQVKGHFVSEGFFDALGIPPAVGRGFTAAEHRTAAPVVVISDGLWRRRFGADPRIVGRTLSVEGETATIVGVAAPGFEFLEPAELWAPLERNPFSHSRGYVRMLSVAGRLRRGVSPEAAGQELAAIAARLDGRPAGDPRTAVRVVPLREHLLGRIR; the protein is encoded by the coding sequence ATGCTTCACGATCTCGTCCGGGACGTCGCGGTCGCCGCGCGCATGATCCGCCGCCGGCCGAAGTTCGCGGCGATCGCGGTAATCACGCTCGCCGTGGGGATCGGCGCGAACACCGCGGTGTTCAGCGTCGTCCGCGCCCTGCTCCTGCGCTCGCTCCCGTACCGGGAACCGGACCGGCTCGGGTTCGTCTCGGGAGTCGACGTCCGGCACGGCGCGGCCGAGCGGCGGGCTTCCTTCGACGAGTTCCGCCAGTGGCGGGCGCAGAGCCGGGAATTCGAGGATCTCATCGCCGTCTCGCCGCTCTGGAATTTCACCCTGACCGGCGGGTCCGATCCCGAGCAGGTCAAGGGGCACTTCGTCTCCGAAGGGTTCTTCGACGCTCTCGGCATCCCGCCCGCGGTCGGCCGCGGCTTCACGGCCGCGGAGCACCGCACGGCGGCCCCGGTCGTCGTGATCAGCGACGGGCTCTGGCGGAGGCGGTTCGGCGCCGACCCGCGCATCGTCGGCCGCACGCTGTCGGTCGAAGGCGAGACGGCGACGATCGTCGGTGTGGCCGCGCCGGGGTTCGAGTTCCTGGAGCCCGCCGAGCTCTGGGCGCCCCTCGAACGAAACCCGTTCTCGCACAGCCGCGGCTACGTCCGCATGCTCTCCGTCGCGGGGCGCCTTCGGCGCGGCGTCTCGCCGGAGGCCGCCGGGCAGGAGCTCGCGGCGATCGCTGCCCGGCTCGACGGCCGTCCCGCCGGCGACCCGCGGACGGCTGTCCGGGTCGTCCCGCTCCGCGAGCATCTCCTCGGCAGGATCCGGC